AAAGCTGGCATAAATTAATTCGAGAGCCGGTCTAACGACCGGCTTTTCTTCTCTTTTTATAATGGCTTTATCCGTTTAAACCGCATTGAAAGTGTCAAGTCGCCTCAATAGTGCCGGGCGAATTAAACGCTTAAAGTAGAAAGGATTGAAAAAATGTACACTTTCTTAATTATCCACTTTAAGTATTTTATACGCCTGCTTTAACGCTATGGGCGTTATGACTGTCGTCACTACCACCAATAGTATGATCGCGGAAAAGACTTCCTGGGAGAATATGCCCGTCGTTATGCCCACGCCTCCGACGATCAGCTCTACTTCGCCCCTGGCCATCATCCCGAGGCCGACGAGCACCGCTTCTTTCCAGTTCTTGCGTATTAACAGCACCGGGAGCCCGCAGCCCACGATCTTGCCGAGCATGGCCAGGACCACGAGCGCGATCATAAAGAGCAAGCCGTTCGCGCTGATCGCCCCGAGGTTCATGTAGGTGCCGATGACCACGAAGAACAGGGGCGCCAGGATAAAATTGATCTTATCCGTCATCTCATTGATAGCTTCCAGCACGTTCGTCTCGGCGATGGACATGCCGGCCGCGAACGCCCCCAGTATGGGCGAAAGTCCCGCCATGCCCGCGGCGTAGGCATAGCCAAAGCACATTGCTATGACGGTTGCCTCCTGGGCACCATTACACGGTATTTTACAGTGTTCCCCCTGTACGGTCTTACCATTGATAAGACTATTTCCATCGATGGGACGGGCGCATCCATCGCGGGGGCACAGCCAGTTTATGACCTTCGAAATGACGAATACGCCGATGAGCATTAAAGCGGCGAGCACGCCGACAGCCTTGATAGTCGTAAAGCCGATGCTTACCAGGTCGAGGGAATCGTTGCTCACGAGGCCCAGCACGATGGCCAGCACGACCAGCCCGAGGATATCATCCATGACCGCCGAGCCCACGAGAATATCACTTACTGTCGTTTTGTTCTTTCCGATGTCTTTTAACACTTTAACCGTGATCGCGGCGCTGGTCGCCGTGAGCGCGGCTCCGACGAGCAGGGCTTCTTTTTGCGGGTAACCCCACAAGGTCGAGAGAGCGAAGCCCAATATAAAATTCAGAGAGACGCCGCCCGCCGCGATCATCGTCGCCAGCGGGCCCATCCTGGTGAACTTGTCGAACCGCATCTCCAGTCCGACTTTAAACAATAGCATGATGGCGCCGAGTTGGGCAAACATTTCGACCGCATCGTTCACGGTAATGAGCGGGGCTCCTAAAAAGTAATAGCCGCCGAGCAGTGTCGGGGCCATGATGACGCCCGCCAGTAGCTCGCCCACGACCTCCGCGATCCCAAGCCGCCTGCAGATCTCGCCCGCAACTTTTGCCGTGAAGAGTAAAAGGCAAAGCGTAAGCAACGTATCCAGTATAAACGTCGTGCTGGCCGACACCCAGTCCACCTAACCTTTGAAGATGGAGAAGACGCAGGATATATAATACCTTTCTGTCGATACCGTCAAGCTGGATTTTTTTCCTTTATTGTTCGATAATCGTCGCTATTATACGGTATGGTTTTTATCCGATCTATCGAATTTTATGTCAGGAAAGCCCGTAATGTAGTAGAACAATAGTGTTTTAATAAAAAAACGGCGGATATGGCTACCTTATAAACGGTAGCGATAGCATTCTCCCGGATTTACCATCGAGTTATTGGATAAGCAGCTTGTAGCGTGAATATGCGGAGAGATAGGCTATCAGCGGCTTATCGCCCTGCTCTATAAGCTGTGTTATGCCGTCTTCCCGGCCTTTGTACTTCCCCCTGCCCTTCAGCACATAATACAGGTGGTAAAAATCCCGGTCATCCATCTCTCTCATCATGCTCAGGTCGATCCTGTTAATGCCCATTTTCGGTCACCGTCGTTAAATGAATTTCGGCAGAACTCTGCCCTTTGGCCTTTCCGTGAGCGTGCCGGTCTTCGCACTGTAATATGCCCTCACCGTCACGTAAACGATGAAGTAGGCTACAAGGATGGCTCTTAACACTAAACGGCTCTTCCAAAATACCCCCTCGATAATAATTAAAAACGGCCAAGTATGAATGGGTTACTCAAAATTAAAACCTTAAACTCCGCCCCAATCGAATGATACAACGACCGGCCTCATACAAAAAATATATCGTCTCACATAAGAAATTCATGACAATTACATTCATCATTCCGGTGATCTTTATGCAGCTAAAGCCTTTATGCAGACTACTGGGACCCAAGCCTCACATCGCGGATAGTCCCTACCTTTCATTGGTCCCGAAAACCGGCTCCCCTGGCATGAGCGCGAAAATTGACCTTTCGACCACGTCCTATTACGTGGTCGCATCGGTGGAGATGGGCAACACGACGACCAAGTGTATCCTCACGGCCACCAACCTGGAGACGGGCAAGACCTACCTGCTTAATAAGACCGTCAAGATGTCCAGGGACGTCAGGCCCCCGAAGGAAGGAGAAAAGGTCTTCGGCAAGACGCTCGACGGAAAGAAGCTGACCCGCGAGTCGGTCGGCGAATTAGTTAAACATACGCTGGAGGAAGCCCATAAGGCTGCGGGGCTCGAGATCTCCCAGGACCTGAACTTCGTGGTCCGTTCCACGGGCGTCGTCGCCGGGTTCGAAAGGCCGGACGACGTGGGCTCGTTCATTCTGGCGTTAGCCGATGGCTGCATCAAGGCTGGCGTTCCTCCGAAGAACATGACCCCCGCAATGAACAAGGAAAACCTTAACCCCCCGCGCCTGCGGAAGTATTCTCAGCTCGATAGGGTATTCTTCGATGGCGCCGTGGCCAGCGTGCTGCCGCCCATGGGCAGTAGCGGCGTCGAGATCGTGGCAAACGAGATGGAGGGCGAGCTCGCAACGGCCGGCATCAAGGAAGCTGCCAAGTGGGCGGGCGTGGACTTCCGGAACCCCGTGTGCAGCATCGACTTCGGCACCACGCTCAAGGGACGAATGACGAACGACCGTCAGCCCTATTCCCAGACTATCGGCAACTTCTGCGGCCTGGCCGGCGCAGTTCCGGACGCCATCGTGCGAGGCTCCGGCCTGGTCGACAAGGAATTCGGCAATGTGCTGGACATAACCACAAAAGAGCGGCCCGGCCTCCTGGCGGAGATCATGAATGACAGGGCCATCGAGGAGCACGCGAAGTGGGCCCACGAGATGGTACAGATCGAGGTCGTGCCGGACGAGCGCAAGTGGTGGGGCAGCGTGCCCGTGAACCCGCGGGCGGCCCGCAACAACGGCGTAATTCTAATCGGCTGCGAGGTCGGCGAGAACGGGAAGGACCTGCCTAAGCTGAACGAGGTCGGCGCGTCCCTGATAAAGAAGCACAACGTCAACACGATGCTCGCAACGCTGGACCTGACCAGCGCGATGATCGCACAGCGCCTCCTGACAAAAGCGCTCGAGAATAACTTAATATCAAGCAAGACCACAATAGGTATCACCGGACGTGCCGGCATCACGGGCGACAAGCCCGCGCTCATACTGCAGAAGGTCACTGAGATGGGGTTATTCGATAATCCCAACGACCACCTGGTGTTCTGCGACGACGGCCTCGCAAGGGGCGCGGCGGTCATGGCCCGGTGCATGAACTCCTACGGCACCCCGAAGAACCCTCTGGGCGGTCTCCGGGGCGGAAAATGCATCCTGGGAGCGCGCATGAAGCTGCAGAATAAAGACAAAAAGATCGAGGTTTAAAGATATGGCCTGCCTGAACGACTATGATTATGACATACTGTTATCCCACCAGACCTACCCTGTGTCGGAAAAGTTCATCCTCTCGAAATACTGGGAGACGTACTACGTGGAGCCCGGCTATAGCGTGCTGGGCTTGCGGATCCTGGGAAGCGAGTACGTGCCCATCGCCGTCGAGGATAACACTGATAACCTGATCCTGCCTTACACGAAGCCCTGCATGGGCACCTTCGTCGTGCGGATAAAGCACGTCCCCGAAGAGGTGGTTCGCATCAGGAAGAACTTCGACAGGACCATCACCGTCAAGCAGTGGCGGAAGAACGCGGACCTGGCAAAGACAAAATAACGGGGGTTTCACATTCATGCCAGCAAAGAAGACTATAACTAAGACGACGAAGACGCCGGCCACGAAGAAAAAGCCTGTAAAAAAGGCGCCCGCTAAGAAGGTCGCGTCTAAAAAAATGGCACAGCCCGTGGACACAATGAAGGTTTCCATACAGCCCCGGGAGCTTATCGAGATAAAGGCCCTCGAGCGGGGAGAGACAATCGAGGGGCTCATCAGCGAAAGGAAGGTCGAGCTCAAGCCGGTCGAGGAGTACATGGGGCTCCAGCAGAAAGTGGATTTCCATAATAAGCCTGTCATACCGGGCCTGTTCGACCTGATAATACCGCCGGGCACGCCCCGGAAGCTCATCCTCAAGCTCGCAAAGGAGTACCCGATACAGCTTGTCCGCCGGGACGACATCTATGTGCCCGTCGGCGTTTGCGATATCGAGAGGGACCTGCTCGCCATCCGCGGTGATAAGAAGACCATCCAGAAGATGGAGAAGGTCCTCTTCCAGGAGATCGAGGCGTATATAAACGGGCAGGACGCCCGCCGCCACGACTACTCGAAGCCCGTCCGGCTCGAGGGCGTTAGCCCCGTGGAAAAGAAGCCTTTAAAAGTAAAAACAAATGCAAAAGTAAAGGCTAAGGCTAAAAAGTAATCCTTAGCTCCCTTTTAATTTTATCCGCCGCCTTCGCAGCTCGTGTCCATGTTGATGTCCTTGACCTTGAGGGCATCTTCCATGCTCCGGATCTTCTTCTCGACCTCTTCCATGTCGACCCTTGCCGTACTCTCGTCCTCTTCCTCGGTGGCATTCGCGGCCGTCACTTCCAGGTAGCGGGTATCGTAATACAGGCGAGTCTTATCCAGGAGCGCCCAGGTCTTATCGTCCTCCCGCTTCATGTCGATGACCCTGCCCACGGTCTTCGTGGACACGTACTTGACCGTCGCACCTACGGTGATGGGCTTGCCGTACAGGTCGTTTGCCGTTATGCTGTCGCTCGCTTCCATGCGTTATCGCCATTGAGTACTATGAGGATGAAATAAATAAACTTGATGCCGGTATTCACCACGGCGACACGG
The Methanocella sp. DNA segment above includes these coding regions:
- a CDS encoding cation:proton antiporter; its protein translation is MDWVSASTTFILDTLLTLCLLLFTAKVAGEICRRLGIAEVVGELLAGVIMAPTLLGGYYFLGAPLITVNDAVEMFAQLGAIMLLFKVGLEMRFDKFTRMGPLATMIAAGGVSLNFILGFALSTLWGYPQKEALLVGAALTATSAAITVKVLKDIGKNKTTVSDILVGSAVMDDILGLVVLAIVLGLVSNDSLDLVSIGFTTIKAVGVLAALMLIGVFVISKVINWLCPRDGCARPIDGNSLINGKTVQGEHCKIPCNGAQEATVIAMCFGYAYAAGMAGLSPILGAFAAGMSIAETNVLEAINEMTDKINFILAPLFFVVIGTYMNLGAISANGLLFMIALVVLAMLGKIVGCGLPVLLIRKNWKEAVLVGLGMMARGEVELIVGGVGITTGIFSQEVFSAIILLVVVTTVITPIALKQAYKILKVDN
- a CDS encoding methanogenesis marker 14 protein, whose translation is MQLKPLCRLLGPKPHIADSPYLSLVPKTGSPGMSAKIDLSTTSYYVVASVEMGNTTTKCILTATNLETGKTYLLNKTVKMSRDVRPPKEGEKVFGKTLDGKKLTRESVGELVKHTLEEAHKAAGLEISQDLNFVVRSTGVVAGFERPDDVGSFILALADGCIKAGVPPKNMTPAMNKENLNPPRLRKYSQLDRVFFDGAVASVLPPMGSSGVEIVANEMEGELATAGIKEAAKWAGVDFRNPVCSIDFGTTLKGRMTNDRQPYSQTIGNFCGLAGAVPDAIVRGSGLVDKEFGNVLDITTKERPGLLAEIMNDRAIEEHAKWAHEMVQIEVVPDERKWWGSVPVNPRAARNNGVILIGCEVGENGKDLPKLNEVGASLIKKHNVNTMLATLDLTSAMIAQRLLTKALENNLISSKTTIGITGRAGITGDKPALILQKVTEMGLFDNPNDHLVFCDDGLARGAAVMARCMNSYGTPKNPLGGLRGGKCILGARMKLQNKDKKIEV
- a CDS encoding DUF1894 domain-containing protein, which encodes MACLNDYDYDILLSHQTYPVSEKFILSKYWETYYVEPGYSVLGLRILGSEYVPIAVEDNTDNLILPYTKPCMGTFVVRIKHVPEEVVRIRKNFDRTITVKQWRKNADLAKTK
- a CDS encoding DUF2098 domain-containing protein, which translates into the protein MEASDSITANDLYGKPITVGATVKYVSTKTVGRVIDMKREDDKTWALLDKTRLYYDTRYLEVTAANATEEEDESTARVDMEEVEKKIRSMEDALKVKDINMDTSCEGGG